In Tumebacillus amylolyticus, the genomic stretch TTTCAAACGTCAGGTAGATCGTCGCGATCTTGCCGTGGTTGAAACGCAAGATGTTCTCGATGTAGGACTCCTCGCCGGGACCACCGATCGGGTTCGGAATGTCGGTGGTCGGTCCCATCGGTCCGTCTTGCTGTTGTTGCGGGTAGCCCATGCCGGGAGCCATCGGCATGCCAGGCATTTGCATCGGCATGGCGACCGGATGATACATGGGATTCATCGGAGCCGAAGACATCCGGTAGTATCCACGTTGGGAAGAAGATTGAGAGCAGGGGGAATTCATGTACATGGTTTCTATCTCTCCTTCATAATCGATCTAGGCGAAGTGTGGGCAATGCTGATACGTCGGCTGGTAGAAGCAATGTGCTTTGAAACGGCCGACATATTGTGCATTGCGGGTGGGCCAGTAGGGGGTGATGCAGACGTTGTGATTGATATACTTGGGGTTCATGTACCACAGCGACCGGGTGGCGGGCCATAAGCGCATGCCGTCGATTGCTTTTTCGGCGAGTCGGACGTCGGCGTTGCGTGCCTTGCGGTAGAACGTGGGCTTCTCGACCGCTTCAAACATAAAATGACGGCATGTCGGGCAATAGCGCTGGTTGATCATCTGTGTGATCGTTCGCATCCCTTTAAAGTCGGAGCAATTCGCACGCACGCGGTTGACGCCGACATTGCCGACCATCAACATGCCTTGGGACAATTCACCCTCTGCTTCCGCTCGCATCAAGCGCGCCAACAAACGCACTTCCGGTGCGGTTCTTCTGATAACCGCCATGGGGTCCACCTCCAAATCTCTACACCTTCAAGGTATTAAAAAACGGGCAATCGGGAACTTGGCCTATCCGCCCATTTTTTTGAGCGTTGTAAAAAAACGTCAGATGTCATATACTAGGAACAACTACGAACCGAAGGGTGGCCTTACTTACACGACATGGATCATTCTGTATGCTAACTGACCCGAACTTCAAAGGTCTGAATGCATACGCGGCTCCGAAATCTGAGGAGCGGTGGGACGGGATAGCTCTGTCCAGAATCCATGATACGGTGTAAGGGAAGCGACCTCTTTTTTATTGCCTAAAAAGGTCCTATTCTGCCGTGGATTCATGCGTATGCATGTCCACGGCTTTTTGATGTTCGCTACTGTGAAGTGAACCCCAAAAACGAAGGGACTGACCGCTTTATGATGTTGTTGCAAACTGTGAACCTGAGTCAATCGTATGGCATCCGCGAGGTGCTCAAACATATCGAAGTTGAAATTCATACCGGAGACCGCATTGGTCTCGTCGGACGCAACGGCGAGGGCAAATCGACGTTGATGCGAATA encodes the following:
- a CDS encoding cell wall hydrolase → MAVIRRTAPEVRLLARLMRAEAEGELSQGMLMVGNVGVNRVRANCSDFKGMRTITQMINQRYCPTCRHFMFEAVEKPTFYRKARNADVRLAEKAIDGMRLWPATRSLWYMNPKYINHNVCITPYWPTRNAQYVGRFKAHCFYQPTYQHCPHFA
- the gerQ gene encoding spore coat protein GerQ, which codes for MNPMYHPVAMPMQMPGMPMAPGMGYPQQQQDGPMGPTTDIPNPIGGPGEESYIENILRFNHGKIATIYLTFENNSQWNAKVVRGRIETAGRDHIIISDPQTGKRYVFQMINLDWIEFDGPIVYIAPKLPASVQGQLTQG